Proteins encoded together in one Macadamia integrifolia cultivar HAES 741 chromosome 8, SCU_Mint_v3, whole genome shotgun sequence window:
- the LOC122086245 gene encoding isoflavone reductase homolog, which yields MSPNSKVLVVGGTGYLGKRLVKASLAQGHPTYVLMRPEIGQDIDKLQMLMSFKELGAHLIEASFSDHRSLVDAVKQADVVISAISGSSSRNHSSLIYQLNLIDAIKEAGNVKRFLPSEFGMDPARMGHALEPGRVTFDEKMTVRKAIEGATIPFTYVSANCFAGFFVGNLSQMSGFTPPKEKVTLYGDGKVKAIFLDEDDIAAYTIKTIDDLRTLNKTVYLRPSENILTQRQLVGIWEKLIGKQLEKSTISSEDFLASMKDMDYAAQVVVGHLYHIFYEGCLANFEIGEGGEDASQLYPEVNYTRMDEYLNRFL from the exons ATGAGTCCAAACAGTAAGGTCCTTGTAGTTGGTGGAACGGGGTACTTGGGCAAGAGGCTTGTCAAGGCAAGCTTAGCACAAGGTCACCCAACCTATGTCCTTATGCGGCCGGAGATCGGCCAAGACATCGACAAACTTCAAATGCTCATGTCATTCAAGGAACTCGGAGCCCATCTTATCGAAGCCTCGTTTTCCGATCACCGGAGCCTCGTTGATGCCGTGAAACAAGCTGATGTTGTTATATCTGCCATCTCCGGTTCTTCTTCTAGGAATCATAGTAGTCTGATCTACCAACTCAACCTCATTGATGCTATCAAAGAAGCCGGAAATGTTAAA CGATTTTTGCCGTCCGAGTTTGGCATGGACCCGGCACGGATGGGGCATGCACTAGAACCCGGTAGGGTTACTTTTGATGAGAAGATGACTGTGAGGAAAGCAATTGAAGGTGCCACTATCCCTTTCACTTATGTCTCAGCCAACTGCTTTGCTGGTTTCTTTGTTGGGAACCTGTCCCAGATGTCAGGGTTCACACCTCCAAAGGAAAAAGTAACCCTTTATGGAGATGGTAAAGTGAAAG CAATTTTCTTGGATGAGGATGATATCGCAGCATACACCATTAAAACTATAGATGATCTACGTACCTTAAATAAAACAGTTTACCTCAGGCCATCGGAAAACATTCTTACGCAAAGACAGTTGGTCGGAATTTGGGAGAAACTAATTGGAAAGCAACTAGAGAAATCCACCATATCATCAGAAGACTTCCTCGCTTCTATGAAAG ATATGGACTATGCTGCCCAAGTTGTGGTCGGGCATTTATACCACATTTTCTATGAAGGTTGCCTAGCAAATTTTGAGATTGGAGAAGGCGGAGAAGATGCTTCACAGTTATATCCAGAGGTCAACTACACCCGAATGGATGAATACCTAAACCGTTTTCTCtag